Below is a genomic region from Bradyrhizobium manausense.
GCTCCGACTCGAGCGGCGGCGCCGGCATTCAGGCCGACCTGAAGACCTTTGCCGCGCTCGGTGTCTTTGGCGCCTCGGCGATCACGGCGCTGACGGCGCAGAACACCAGAGGCGTCACCGGCATTCACGCGGTGCCCGCCGATTTCGTCACCGCACAGATTGACGCGGTCTTCTCCGATCTCGAGGTCGGAGCGGTCAAGATCGGCATGGTGGCGCAGGCAGGCAGCATCGATGCGATCGCCGCGGCGTTGTCGCGCTGGAAGCCTCGGCACATCGTGCTCGACCCGGTGATGGTCGCGACATCAGGCGACCGCCTGCTGGCCGCTGACGCCGTCGAAGCCTTGCGCACGAAGCTGATGCGGCTGGCGACCGTGATCACGCCCAATCTGCCTGAGGCCGCCGCACTGCTCGACGAGCCGGTCGCGCGAAGCGAGGCCGAGATCGAAAGCCAGGGGCGTCGTCTGCTCGGGCTCGGCTGCCGCGCGGTCCTGATCAAGGGCGGGCACGGCGAGGGTGCGGAGAGCACCGACTATCTCGTCAGCGCCGACACCACGATCGTACTCGCCGCGCCGCGCGTCGCCACGCGCAACACCCATGGCACCGGCTGCTCGCTGTCCTCGGCCGTTGCGGCCGGCCTTGCCAAGGGCGACGATCTCGAGACGGCCGTGCGCAATGCCAAGAGCTGGATCAGCGCGGCAATTGCTTCTGCCGACCGCTTCAGTGTCGGGCACGGCCACGGGCCGATCCATCATTTCCACAAGTTCTACTGACGCCGCTGCGAACGCCAGGCCTGCTCGTGTCAGCGGCCATGAATTCTGTTTGGCACGCTGGTGCTCAAGACATGTCCCTGCAAGCGCAATCAAGGCGGCGAAGACACCAAGCGGTACGAGGTGGGAAAATTCGCGATGGCGCAGGATGGTCAAGATGGCAGCCAAGATGATGGTCGCGCCTAGTGCCAAGCCCACGATGCGGCTGGCGGGGACCGCAATCAGAGCGGCGCTTACCATCTCCAGTCCGCCGGTGAGGCTGCTCCACCAGCGCGGATAACCCCATCGCGCGAAGTTGTCCTGCGTCGCGGATGTGCCGATGGCGTTGTAGAGGCCTGCGCCAAGGAGTGCCGCAACGAGCAGGCAGAGCGAAACAACATGGATCATGTCAGGGGCACATCCGTCATCATGGGGATGGCCGCCAAAATCATGATGACCGCCGTGAGGCCGTGAATGCCCAAAGCGCTGCGTACAGAGCCCTTGGCTGCAAGCACGAGCAGCATATCGCCAACGGGGATGATGGCTTCAACAAGCAGGACGATGCCGACCCCGCGCGGGAAGTTGCTCGCCATGAACGCCAGTAGGATCAATCCGGACGCGATGTCACGAACACCCTTGAGCCGGAGCCACCAGGCGATGTTGGCGCTGTCTTCAGGGAGCGGCAGGCCGAAACTGCGTATCGCTATCATTGGGTTCAGGAGATAAAGGATGCCGATCCCGATAATCGCGAGAGCCAGGAGCAGCGCCGCTCCGAGCGGAAGCCCATGCATGACAATCTTCCTATCATTCCAAGTTAATCTAGCGATGCTAGTTTATTTAAACTAGCGTTGCTAGATCGTCAAGCGTTGATCATAGATTGTTGGTGGCGTTTGGTCTGGGAGCTCGAAAGTGGGGATCGCGGAACGGAAGGATAGGCAGCGTGCCGAGCGTGAACGCCGCATCATCGCGGCCGCGCGCGTGATCGCCGAGCGCGAGGGATGGAGCGCCGTGACGATCCGTCGTCTCGCCGATGAGATCGAACATAGCCAGCCCGTGCTCTACTCGCATTTCGAAAACAGGGATGCGATCGTTAGTGCGGTTGCGCTGGAAGGATTCCGGGAGATCGCAGCCGCTCTTCGCGACTCAGCGAATGGATCGACCGGACGAAACGCCGTCAAGAATGTCGCGACGGCCTATCTCGCCTTCGCGCTCGATAATCCCGCGCTCTATCAAGCCATGTTTATCCTTCCGACAGATCTGCGCTTCGCCTCCGCCGAGACCAGACCGGAACTGCGGGCCGGGTTCGAAGCTCTTGCTGCAGTGGTGACGCCGTTTTGCGCCGATGTGGCTGTTGCAACCGAGGCGTTTTGGGCGGCGCTGCATGGGCTTGCCGAACTCGAACGTTCGGGCCGTATAAGGCCCAACATGCGCGGTGAACGTATCGCGCTTGTTGTTCGGGCCGTGGTTGCTTCTGGAAAATAGCCGCTGGTTCGGCTTGCACTGTGTCGGATGTGGGACGTCTTCTACCGCCCTGGTTCGGGCTTTGCGAAGAGCCATCGCCCGGCCATGTCGCCTGATTGTCGCATGCGGCTGATATTCGCGGGGAGGGCGAGGCAAGGTCTGATTCGTATCTGAGGGTGCCTCAAAGGTTCAATCGTCATCCCCCTGTCACGGGATATTGTTACAGGCTGTCGCATGGGAAGTTACGATGTGAGTGACGAGAGCCCGGAGCGGCGCTTTCGCACGTTGTTCATCTCCGACGTTCACCTCGGAGCCCGCGGTTCGCAAGCCGACCTTTTGCTGGACTTCCTGCGCTATCATGATGCCGACACCATCTATCTTGTAGGCGACATCGTCGATGGCTGGGCGCTGAAATCGAGCTGGCACTGGCCGCAATCGCATAACGACCTCGTCCAGAAGCTGCTGCGCAAGGCGCGCAAGGGCGCCAAGGTCATCTACATTCCGGGCAATCACGACGAGTTCCTGCGCAACTATTACGGCACGCATTTCGGCGGCATCGACGTCGTCGAGAACACCGTCCACACCGGCGTGGACGGCAAGCGCTATCTCGTCATCCACGGCGACATATTCGACCTCGTTGTGCAGAACGCACGCTGGCTCGCCCATCTCGGCGACAAGGCCTACGACTTCGCGATCCAGATGAATCGCTTCGTCAACTTCTTCCGTCGCATGTTCAAAGTGCCCTACTGGTCGCTGTCGCAATGGGCCAAGCAGAAGGTCAAGAACGCCGTCAACTATATCGGGGCGTTCGAGCAGGCGCTCGCAGCCGAGGCGCGGCGCCATGACGCCGACGGCGTGATCTGCGGCCACATCCACTACGCCGTGATCCGCGACGAGAACGGCATCCGCTACATGAATTGCGGCGACTGGGTCGAGAGCTGCACTGCGCTCGTCGAGCACGACGACGGCCGTTTCGAGATCATCACTTGGGCGGATCACCTGCAGAAGCCGGCAGAGGTTCCGCAGGTGGCGGCCAGAGCTGCCTGACGAGAGCTGCTTGATGCGCATCCTGGTCGCGACCGACGCCTGGCATCCGCAAGTCAACGGTGTGGTTCGGACGCTGACCAAGCTCGCTGATGCCGCCAAGACGCTCGACGTCGAGTTCACATTCCTGACGCCGCAATCGTTTCGCACTTTTGCGATGCCCAGTTATCGCGACGTACGACTCGCCATGCCGCGCCCGGCGCGCATCGCAAAACTGATCGCGGAAGCACGGCCCGACAGCATCCATATCGCGACGGAAGGGCCGATCGGCCTGATGGTCCGCCGCTATTGCCGGCAGCGCAAGCTGCCGTTCACGACCAGCTTCCACACCCGCTTCCCCGAATATGTTCGCGCCCGCGTGCCGGTTCCGGGTTCGCTGATCTGGCGGGCGCTGCGCCGTTTCCACAGTCCGAGCCGGGCCGTGATGGCGGCGACGCCTGCGCTGGCCCGCGAACTCGGCGAGCGCGGCTTCGACAATGTCGTGCTGTGGCCGCGCGGTGTCGACACGCATCTGTTCCATCCTCGGGCCGTCGACCTCTGCCTGCCGGCTCCGGTGTTCCTCTCGGTCGGCCGCGTCGCGGTGGAGAAGAATCTGGAAGCGTTTCTCGACCTCGATCTGCCAGGCACCAAGGTGATCGTCGGCGACGGACCGGCGCGCAACGCGCTGGAAGAGGCCTATCCCGAGGCGATTTTCCTGGGCGAAAAGCACGGCGAGGAGCTGGCCGACATTTATGCGGCGGCCGACGTCTTCGTGTTTCCGAGCAAGACCGACACGTTCGGGCTCGTCCTGCTCGAGGCGCTTGCCAGCGGCCTGCCGGTTGCGGCGTTCCCGGTGAAGGGGCCGCTCGACGTCATCGGCAATGCGCCGGTCGGTGCGCTGGACAATGACCTACGCAATGCCTGCTTCGCGGCGCTCGACATTTCCAGGCAGGTCTGCATCGAATTCGCCGCCGCCTACACCTGGGAGGCCTCGGCGCAGGCCTTCATCGACAGCATCCGCGCGGTCGGTGCCGTGCTGCCCGGCCGGGACGGGGCGGAGCAGCCGCGTTTCGTCGCTTAAGGGAAAAAATCCTCGCGCGGAGGTGTCTTGCCCGCACCTCGCCGGCCGCGATAACATCGCGCCATGTCCGAACAGCCCCTTCCGATCGGCCCCGCCGATATCGACGCCGCAGCGCGCGTGCTCGCGCCGTTTGCCGTCCGCACCCCACTGTTATCCTTTCCCGTGCTCAACGAGCGCGTTGGCGCCAAGGTGTTCCTGAAGCCGGAGATGCTCCAGCGCACCGGCTCCTTCAAGTTCCGCGGCGCCTTCAACAAGGTGTTTTCGATCCCGCAGGACAAGCGCGCCGGCGGCGTCGTGGCGTTCTCCTCCGGCAACCACGCCCAGGGCGTGGCGGCGGCAGCCAAGATCCTGGACATGCAGGCAACCATCGTGATGCCGATGGATGCGCCGCTGTCGAAGCGCGAGCGCACCAAGTCCTATGGCGCCGAGGTCGTGCTCTATGACCGCGATCGCGACGACCGCGAGGCGATCTCGCGCGGCATTGCCGAGAAGCGCGGCGCGACATTGGTCAGGCCCTATGACGATCCCTTCGTGATCGCCGGCCAGGGCACTGCGGGCCGCGAGATTGCGGACGACATGGCAACGCTCGGCCTGTCACCGGACATCGTGGTGGCGCCGGCCTCCGGCGGCGGCCTGATCGCAGGCGTCGCAACGGCCGTAAAGGCGCGTTATCCGCAGGCCCAGATCGTGGTGGCCGAGCCCGAGGCGTTCGACGATCACGGCCTGTCGCTGACCGCAGGCCATCGCGAGCCGCACCCGCCGGCCGGCCGCACCATCTGCGACGCGCTGATGGCGCTGATCCCCGGCGAGATGACCTTCGCGATCAACAGCAAGCTGCTCGCGCGCGGCGTCACGGCGTCGGACAAGGAAGTCGGCGCGGCCGTCGCCTTTGCCTATCGCGAGCTGAAGCTTGTGGTCGAGCCCGGCGGTGCGGTCGGGCTTGCCGCATTGCTCGCTGGCCGTCTCGACGTCGCCGGGAAGAACGTCGTCATCGTGCTCTCCGGCGGCAATGTCGATGCGGATCTGTTTGCCGAACTGGTGGCCTGAGATTCTGATCTTCCGAGATGACCAGGGGGCAGAGCGTTTCCGCTCTGCCCCCCTTTGTCGTTGCTTGATCGGCTGCGATCAGCGCCCGAAGCCGTGGTGACCACCGCCACCGCCGCCGCCCATCATCGGCGACTGGTTCATCGACTGGCGGAAGTTGTTGCCGCCGCCATTACCCATCGCATTGAATTGCGGGCGATTGTTCAGCACCTGCACCTTGTTGACCGGATTGTTGTTGAGCCTCACAACGCCGGTGTTGACGCGGATCGGGTTGTTCTGGGTCTGCACGGTCGTCGTCTTCACGCCGGTGGTCTTGACGTCCACCGTCGAGCCTTTGCCGATGTTCACGGGCATGCTCACGATCTTGCCAGGCGTACCGGTATTGTTGTTGCCGGTGTTCTGCGTCGTGGTGGTCACCGGCAGCGTCGTGATCTTGCCGATACCGCCATTGTTATTGGTCG
It encodes:
- the thiD gene encoding bifunctional hydroxymethylpyrimidine kinase/phosphomethylpyrimidine kinase, with amino-acid sequence MTTPVALTIAGSDSSGGAGIQADLKTFAALGVFGASAITALTAQNTRGVTGIHAVPADFVTAQIDAVFSDLEVGAVKIGMVAQAGSIDAIAAALSRWKPRHIVLDPVMVATSGDRLLAADAVEALRTKLMRLATVITPNLPEAAALLDEPVARSEAEIESQGRRLLGLGCRAVLIKGGHGEGAESTDYLVSADTTIVLAAPRVATRNTHGTGCSLSSAVAAGLAKGDDLETAVRNAKSWISAAIASADRFSVGHGHGPIHHFHKFY
- a CDS encoding TetR/AcrR family transcriptional regulator produces the protein MGIAERKDRQRAERERRIIAAARVIAEREGWSAVTIRRLADEIEHSQPVLYSHFENRDAIVSAVALEGFREIAAALRDSANGSTGRNAVKNVATAYLAFALDNPALYQAMFILPTDLRFASAETRPELRAGFEALAAVVTPFCADVAVATEAFWAALHGLAELERSGRIRPNMRGERIALVVRAVVASGK
- a CDS encoding DUF4267 domain-containing protein; this encodes MHGLPLGAALLLALAIIGIGILYLLNPMIAIRSFGLPLPEDSANIAWWLRLKGVRDIASGLILLAFMASNFPRGVGIVLLVEAIIPVGDMLLVLAAKGSVRSALGIHGLTAVIMILAAIPMMTDVPLT
- a CDS encoding UDP-2,3-diacylglucosamine diphosphatase — its product is MGSYDVSDESPERRFRTLFISDVHLGARGSQADLLLDFLRYHDADTIYLVGDIVDGWALKSSWHWPQSHNDLVQKLLRKARKGAKVIYIPGNHDEFLRNYYGTHFGGIDVVENTVHTGVDGKRYLVIHGDIFDLVVQNARWLAHLGDKAYDFAIQMNRFVNFFRRMFKVPYWSLSQWAKQKVKNAVNYIGAFEQALAAEARRHDADGVICGHIHYAVIRDENGIRYMNCGDWVESCTALVEHDDGRFEIITWADHLQKPAEVPQVAARAA
- a CDS encoding threonine/serine dehydratase; amino-acid sequence: MSEQPLPIGPADIDAAARVLAPFAVRTPLLSFPVLNERVGAKVFLKPEMLQRTGSFKFRGAFNKVFSIPQDKRAGGVVAFSSGNHAQGVAAAAKILDMQATIVMPMDAPLSKRERTKSYGAEVVLYDRDRDDREAISRGIAEKRGATLVRPYDDPFVIAGQGTAGREIADDMATLGLSPDIVVAPASGGGLIAGVATAVKARYPQAQIVVAEPEAFDDHGLSLTAGHREPHPPAGRTICDALMALIPGEMTFAINSKLLARGVTASDKEVGAAVAFAYRELKLVVEPGGAVGLAALLAGRLDVAGKNVVIVLSGGNVDADLFAELVA
- a CDS encoding glycosyltransferase family 4 protein, with translation MRILVATDAWHPQVNGVVRTLTKLADAAKTLDVEFTFLTPQSFRTFAMPSYRDVRLAMPRPARIAKLIAEARPDSIHIATEGPIGLMVRRYCRQRKLPFTTSFHTRFPEYVRARVPVPGSLIWRALRRFHSPSRAVMAATPALARELGERGFDNVVLWPRGVDTHLFHPRAVDLCLPAPVFLSVGRVAVEKNLEAFLDLDLPGTKVIVGDGPARNALEEAYPEAIFLGEKHGEELADIYAAADVFVFPSKTDTFGLVLLEALASGLPVAAFPVKGPLDVIGNAPVGALDNDLRNACFAALDISRQVCIEFAAAYTWEASAQAFIDSIRAVGAVLPGRDGAEQPRFVA